From Streptomyces chrestomyceticus JCM 4735, one genomic window encodes:
- a CDS encoding TetR/AcrR family transcriptional regulator, translating to MGRPRTNDAAVRERLVACATEMFATRPQESVTVRALAAAAGTSTAAVYTLFQGKDGLIREVRDQAVAGLFQDLSAVPGSEAALDDLYALAVAYRRWGREHRHLYSVLFGGAQSFVPSDRVGDRDPVRPLVAAIDRAVADGVLAGGTPQIAVSLWVALHGLVTLELAGALEGAAAETAFRSTIDAVLRGWATPAAHPVLRRADTAS from the coding sequence ATGGGAAGGCCGAGAACGAACGACGCCGCAGTCAGAGAGCGGCTGGTGGCATGCGCGACCGAGATGTTCGCCACCCGCCCCCAGGAGTCGGTCACGGTCCGCGCGCTGGCCGCCGCCGCCGGCACGTCGACGGCGGCGGTGTACACCCTGTTCCAGGGGAAGGACGGACTGATCCGCGAGGTGCGCGACCAGGCGGTCGCCGGCCTGTTCCAGGACCTGTCGGCGGTCCCCGGCTCGGAAGCCGCCCTGGACGATCTGTACGCGCTGGCCGTGGCCTATCGCCGCTGGGGGCGCGAACACCGCCATCTGTACTCGGTGTTGTTCGGTGGCGCGCAGTCCTTCGTCCCGTCGGACCGGGTCGGCGACCGCGACCCGGTGCGGCCGCTGGTCGCGGCGATCGACCGGGCCGTGGCGGACGGCGTCCTCGCGGGCGGCACCCCGCAGATCGCCGTGTCGCTGTGGGTCGCCCTGCACGGGCTCGTCACCCTCGAACTCGCCGGTGCCCTCGAAGGTGCCGCAGCCGAGACCGCTTTCCGGTCGACGATCGACGCCGTACTGCGCGGGTGGGCAACTCCCGCCGCGCACCCCGTCCTTCGGCGCGCGGACACGGCGAGCTGA
- a CDS encoding M4 family metallopeptidase has protein sequence MRKGFASAAALLGAAALVVSAVPAGAAPAGSPTGPGEVVPGPRTATPALVEGVREAAKGTGSAADAARGHLAAKESRYHIGDPGRDLRPVGTVTAGGHETVRLQQKHRGVDVLGGQYVVRMERKGGERIVTGTSGKYFTGLTTGVEPEVDAALAVERAVDAATGQLLADRLPREDAQPLTGTDRGLVVIPRGAGLLTRHVTVRGTHPVTGVPVLHEVYVDARAGYPVLQYSGIKTFRIPGDGTAARAPESGRTRPGAGRAAAEEPGVKGSGVKYDGKTVELPLAYEESRKAYVMRDHTRMADSTKNTLSTWDARGKDVSDVAGTWPYDILEFGSPTPAFGPDATEAGAVDAHWSAGKVYDYYRERHGRDSLDGRGMAVNSLVGVTQLGQPYINAFWDGTKMVYGGGDAEYRTLSAGLDVVGHEMTHGVVENSADLVYAGQSGALNEAVADYFGNAVETDTYDIPMDSPDSGLLGETLCRNKPARECATRDLNDGRTTSQSFLGVSFSVDNGGVHLNSTIFSGALWDLREDLGKTLADRIVYKALTEYLTPLDGFTEGRAAVLAAARSLNATDSQLRIAERAFNAHGIVPGWELALGVDSDQLLGRVNTDGSASGAGGGWWAAAKSNDDGTEPYSVWAGRADGTGAQKLMSPNDGRYHVHPATDGRTVVWLAINRRSMDILARPLAGGPVKKLWSGRRGASFLRVEGDVVVFETRPRPAGESVRYVRLSNPTAVKVNDEPGLRTGYPSIAGGRIAYGTIRRDGLTRTYGVETLDLKTGKRTTMGQLGTPARVGPTAITGKHVFWLVPTDDESGLTALRRAALDGTGVTDLSPGEGPGALRASGLVATDEAVTVAASTPDTVYRNETLPKLWQFPADGSRRDRVSCNRGEQAWPAMPGGRQVVWVDGTAGYTDLVTRTRPAGRCG, from the coding sequence GTGCGGAAAGGTTTCGCCAGTGCGGCGGCGCTGCTGGGCGCCGCCGCACTGGTGGTTTCGGCGGTGCCCGCCGGAGCGGCACCCGCGGGGTCGCCGACCGGCCCCGGTGAGGTGGTGCCGGGTCCGCGCACCGCCACGCCCGCGCTGGTGGAGGGCGTCCGGGAAGCGGCCAAGGGCACGGGCAGCGCGGCCGACGCGGCGCGCGGGCACCTCGCGGCGAAGGAGAGCCGGTACCACATCGGCGATCCGGGGCGTGACCTGCGGCCCGTGGGGACCGTGACCGCGGGCGGCCACGAGACCGTACGGCTCCAGCAGAAGCACCGGGGCGTGGACGTCCTGGGCGGGCAGTACGTGGTGCGGATGGAACGCAAGGGCGGCGAGCGGATCGTCACCGGCACGTCCGGCAAGTACTTCACGGGGCTGACGACCGGCGTCGAACCCGAGGTGGACGCGGCGCTGGCAGTCGAGCGGGCCGTCGACGCGGCCACCGGCCAGTTGCTGGCCGACCGGCTGCCCCGGGAGGACGCACAGCCGCTGACCGGCACCGATCGCGGGCTGGTCGTCATCCCGAGGGGCGCGGGCCTGCTCACCCGGCACGTGACCGTACGGGGCACCCACCCGGTCACCGGCGTGCCGGTGCTGCACGAGGTCTACGTCGACGCCCGCGCCGGGTACCCGGTGCTCCAGTACAGCGGCATCAAGACGTTCCGTATCCCGGGGGACGGCACGGCGGCCCGCGCGCCGGAGAGCGGACGTACCCGGCCGGGCGCAGGCCGCGCGGCGGCCGAGGAGCCGGGCGTGAAGGGGTCCGGGGTCAAGTACGACGGGAAGACCGTCGAACTGCCCCTGGCGTACGAGGAGTCCCGTAAGGCGTACGTGATGCGGGACCACACCCGCATGGCGGACAGCACCAAGAACACGCTGTCCACCTGGGACGCGCGCGGCAAGGACGTCAGCGACGTCGCCGGTACCTGGCCGTACGACATCCTCGAATTCGGCTCGCCGACCCCGGCCTTCGGGCCGGACGCCACCGAGGCGGGCGCGGTCGACGCGCACTGGTCGGCCGGCAAGGTCTACGACTACTACCGCGAGCGGCACGGCCGCGACAGCCTGGACGGCCGGGGCATGGCCGTCAACTCGCTGGTGGGCGTGACGCAGCTCGGACAGCCGTACATCAACGCCTTCTGGGACGGCACCAAGATGGTCTACGGCGGCGGCGACGCGGAGTACCGCACGCTCTCCGCCGGTCTGGACGTCGTCGGGCACGAGATGACCCACGGCGTCGTGGAGAACTCCGCCGACCTGGTCTACGCGGGCCAGTCGGGCGCCCTGAACGAGGCCGTCGCCGACTACTTCGGCAACGCCGTCGAGACGGACACCTACGACATCCCCATGGACAGTCCCGACTCCGGGCTGCTGGGCGAGACGCTGTGCCGGAACAAGCCCGCGCGCGAGTGCGCCACCCGCGACCTCAACGACGGGCGGACCACCTCGCAGTCCTTCCTCGGTGTGTCCTTCTCCGTCGACAACGGCGGCGTCCACCTCAACTCCACGATCTTCTCGGGTGCTCTGTGGGACCTGCGCGAGGACCTCGGCAAGACCCTCGCCGACCGGATCGTCTACAAGGCGCTGACCGAGTACCTGACGCCGCTGGACGGCTTCACCGAGGGCCGCGCCGCCGTACTGGCCGCCGCACGCAGCCTGAACGCGACCGACTCCCAACTGCGCATCGCTGAGCGGGCATTCAACGCCCACGGCATCGTTCCCGGCTGGGAACTGGCCCTGGGCGTGGACTCCGACCAGCTCCTCGGACGCGTCAACACGGACGGCTCCGCGTCCGGCGCGGGCGGCGGCTGGTGGGCCGCCGCCAAGTCCAACGACGACGGCACCGAGCCGTACTCGGTCTGGGCCGGGCGGGCCGACGGCACCGGCGCGCAGAAGCTGATGAGCCCCAACGACGGCCGCTACCACGTGCACCCGGCCACCGACGGCCGGACGGTGGTATGGCTGGCGATCAACCGCAGGTCCATGGACATCCTCGCGCGGCCACTCGCGGGCGGGCCCGTCAAGAAACTGTGGTCGGGCCGGCGCGGCGCCTCCTTCCTGCGGGTCGAGGGCGACGTGGTGGTGTTCGAGACCCGGCCCCGGCCGGCCGGGGAGAGCGTACGGTACGTGCGGCTGAGCAACCCGACCGCGGTGAAGGTGAACGACGAGCCCGGCCTGCGGACGGGGTACCCGTCCATCGCCGGCGGCCGGATCGCGTACGGCACCATCCGCCGCGACGGCCTCACCCGCACCTACGGCGTGGAGACGCTGGACCTGAAGACGGGCAAGCGCACGACGATGGGGCAGTTGGGGACCCCGGCCCGCGTCGGCCCGACCGCGATCACCGGCAAGCACGTGTTCTGGCTGGTGCCCACGGACGACGAATCGGGCCTGACGGCACTGCGCCGCGCCGCTCTGGACGGTACGGGGGTGACGGACCTCAGCCCCGGCGAGGGCCCGGGCGCCCTGCGCGCCTCCGGCCTCGTCGCCACCGACGAGGCGGTCACCGTCGCCGCGTCGACGCCCGACACGGTGTACCGCAACGAGACGCTGCCCAAGCTGTGGCAGTTCCCGGCCGACGGCAGCCGGCGGGACCGGGTCTCCTGCAACCGCGGCGAACAGGCGTGGCCCGCCATGCCGGGCGGGCGGCAGGTGGTGTGGGTGGACGGTACGGCCGGCTACACCGACCTGGTCACCCGGACCCGTCCGGCCGGGCGCTGCGGCTGA
- a CDS encoding glycoside hydrolase family 13 protein encodes MSRTDWWRTAAIYQVYVRSFADGNGDGTGDLAGVRARLPYLAELGVDALWFTPWYLSPLADGGYDVTDYRTVDPAFGTLAEAEKLLAEAHELGLRTIVDIVPNHVSDQHPWFRAALAAGPGSPEQDRFHFRPPSAEPPNDWVSEFGGVPWSRTEHGQWYLHLFSPGQPDLDWSHPEVRREHEDVLRFWFERGADGVRIDSAALLAKADGLPDMPRDGGPHPFHDRPELHEIYRSWRRLADEHGAVLIGEIWLPDPERFARYLRPDELHTAFNFDFLSRPWDAAELRTSIDLTLAAHAPVGAPATWVLANHDVTRTVTRYGRAEDTGFAFARKRFGVPTDLALGTRRARAAALLTLALPGSVYLYQGEELGLPEAEIPPEMVQDPMYARSGGTAPGRDGCRVPLPWHADGDGPSWLPRPDGWERYAAERQAAEPDSMLSLYRTALRLRVAFRDAGPLRWLPTDTPQVLSFARDVPGGGSVLCLVNLGTADIALPPHSELLLASGPLSSVGTLPQDTAVWLRA; translated from the coding sequence TTGTCCCGCACGGACTGGTGGCGTACCGCCGCCATCTACCAGGTGTACGTCCGCTCCTTCGCCGACGGGAACGGCGACGGCACCGGCGACCTGGCCGGGGTCCGCGCCCGGCTGCCGTACCTGGCGGAACTCGGCGTCGACGCCCTGTGGTTCACCCCCTGGTACCTCTCGCCCCTCGCCGACGGCGGCTACGACGTCACCGACTACCGCACCGTCGACCCGGCCTTCGGCACCCTCGCCGAGGCGGAGAAACTGCTGGCCGAGGCGCACGAACTGGGGCTGCGCACCATCGTGGACATCGTGCCGAACCACGTCTCGGACCAGCACCCGTGGTTCCGGGCGGCGCTCGCCGCCGGCCCAGGATCGCCGGAACAGGACCGGTTCCACTTCCGGCCGCCCTCCGCCGAGCCGCCGAACGACTGGGTGAGCGAGTTCGGCGGCGTGCCCTGGTCCCGTACGGAGCACGGTCAGTGGTATCTGCACCTGTTCAGCCCCGGGCAGCCGGACCTCGACTGGAGCCACCCGGAGGTACGCCGCGAGCACGAGGACGTGCTGCGGTTCTGGTTCGAGCGCGGCGCGGACGGCGTACGCATCGACTCCGCCGCGCTGCTCGCCAAGGCCGACGGCCTGCCCGACATGCCCCGCGACGGCGGCCCGCACCCCTTCCACGACCGTCCGGAACTGCACGAGATCTACCGCTCCTGGCGGCGGCTGGCCGACGAGCACGGAGCCGTCCTGATCGGCGAGATCTGGCTGCCGGACCCCGAGCGGTTCGCCCGCTACCTGCGCCCCGACGAGCTGCACACCGCCTTCAACTTCGACTTCCTGTCCCGGCCTTGGGACGCGGCCGAGCTGCGTACGTCCATCGACCTCACGCTGGCCGCGCACGCCCCCGTCGGCGCCCCCGCCACCTGGGTGCTGGCCAACCACGACGTGACCCGTACGGTCACCCGTTACGGGCGGGCCGAGGACACCGGGTTCGCCTTCGCGCGCAAACGCTTCGGGGTCCCCACCGACCTCGCCCTGGGCACCCGCAGGGCCCGCGCCGCCGCGCTGCTCACGCTGGCCCTGCCGGGGTCCGTCTACCTCTACCAGGGCGAGGAGCTGGGCCTGCCGGAGGCCGAGATCCCGCCTGAGATGGTCCAGGACCCGATGTACGCCCGGTCCGGCGGGACCGCCCCGGGCCGGGACGGCTGCCGGGTGCCGCTGCCGTGGCACGCGGACGGCGACGGCCCGTCGTGGCTGCCCCGTCCCGACGGCTGGGAGCGGTACGCCGCCGAACGGCAGGCGGCCGAGCCGGACTCGATGCTCTCGCTGTACCGCACCGCGCTGCGGCTGCGCGTCGCCTTCCGGGACGCGGGCCCACTGCGCTGGCTGCCCACGGACACGCCGCAGGTGCTCTCCTTCGCGCGCGACGTGCCAGGCGGCGGCAGCGTGCTGTGCCTGGTCAACCTCGGTACGGCCGACATCGCGCTGCCCCCGCACTCCGAACTTCTGCTGGCTTCCGGCCCGCTGTCGTCAGTGGGCACGCTGCCGCAGGACACGGCGGTCTGGCTGCGGGCCTGA
- a CDS encoding chemotaxis protein CheB has product MAATRCIDESCAMVAIAASAGGVFALLELFSSFTVGPPVPILVVQHLSPRHRTLLDTVLQRRTRVPVALARDGERAVAGRVHLAPPDRHLLVGPGGVLALSGTERVNRVRPAADRLFTSVAEHYGDRAWAFVLSGTGRDGAAGARAVKDRGGTVVVQDPDTADYPGMPRATLEATAVDHVLALHEIEEMIRAFAASGQKT; this is encoded by the coding sequence ATGGCGGCGACACGGTGCATCGACGAGAGCTGCGCCATGGTGGCCATCGCCGCCTCGGCCGGAGGGGTGTTCGCGCTGTTGGAGCTGTTCAGCTCTTTCACCGTGGGGCCGCCGGTGCCCATCCTGGTCGTACAGCACCTGAGCCCGCGGCACCGCACGCTGCTCGACACGGTCCTCCAGCGGCGTACGCGGGTACCGGTCGCCCTGGCCCGGGACGGTGAGCGGGCCGTGGCCGGGCGGGTCCACCTGGCGCCGCCCGACCGGCATCTGCTCGTCGGACCGGGCGGCGTCCTCGCCCTGTCCGGCACGGAACGGGTGAACCGGGTCAGGCCCGCCGCGGACCGGCTGTTCACCTCGGTCGCCGAGCACTACGGGGACCGGGCCTGGGCCTTCGTGCTCAGCGGGACCGGGCGCGACGGCGCGGCGGGTGCCCGGGCCGTCAAGGACCGCGGCGGCACCGTCGTGGTCCAGGACCCGGACACCGCCGACTACCCCGGCATGCCCCGGGCCACGCTGGAGGCCACTGCGGTGGACCACGTGCTGGCCCTGCACGAGATCGAGGAGATGATCCGCGCGTTCGCCGCTTCGGGGCAGAAGACCTGA
- a CDS encoding chaplin gives MSRAIKTAVAAAGTCAIILGGASLATADSGAQGAALNSPGVVSGNTVQVPVHVPVNVCGNSINVVGLLNPTFGNTCVND, from the coding sequence ATGTCGCGTGCCATCAAGACTGCCGTCGCCGCCGCGGGAACCTGCGCCATCATCCTGGGCGGCGCGAGCCTCGCGACTGCCGACTCCGGGGCCCAGGGCGCGGCGCTGAACTCGCCGGGCGTGGTCTCCGGCAACACCGTTCAGGTTCCGGTCCACGTGCCGGTCAACGTGTGCGGCAACAGCATCAACGTCGTCGGTCTGCTCAACCCGACCTTCGGCAACACCTGCGTCAACGACTGA
- a CDS encoding ANTAR domain-containing protein: MSGQTVASLIEKLQPGGPGPSRGWCAQCAVLLDVDGTAVSLHFDGSQLLWHSDPDGARLDDLQFTLGEGPGLDAARDGALCLVADLSRTHGSRWPMFAAQARELGIRAVFAFPLRLGALRVGALTCHCRTPRRLAPESAADALTLADALTLFLLGGRHTRTRVLRPSDLHRSEVHQATGMLSVHLRVPLASALARLRAHAFATDRPIADVARDVVAGRLRLPRDATSA; the protein is encoded by the coding sequence ATGTCGGGACAGACCGTCGCGAGCCTGATCGAGAAGCTGCAGCCCGGTGGACCGGGACCGTCCCGTGGGTGGTGCGCCCAGTGCGCCGTGCTGCTGGACGTGGACGGCACGGCCGTCTCGCTGCATTTCGACGGCTCGCAACTGCTGTGGCACAGCGACCCGGACGGGGCACGTCTGGACGATCTCCAGTTCACCCTGGGCGAGGGCCCCGGCCTGGACGCGGCCCGCGACGGCGCCCTGTGCCTGGTCGCCGACCTGTCCCGCACCCACGGCTCCCGATGGCCGATGTTCGCCGCGCAGGCACGGGAACTGGGCATCCGGGCGGTCTTCGCCTTCCCCCTGCGCCTCGGTGCGCTGCGCGTCGGCGCCCTGACCTGTCACTGCCGCACACCCCGCCGGCTCGCGCCGGAGAGCGCCGCCGACGCGCTGACGCTCGCGGACGCGCTGACCCTGTTCCTGCTCGGCGGTCGGCACACCCGTACGCGCGTCCTGCGCCCTTCGGACCTGCACCGTTCGGAAGTCCACCAGGCCACCGGGATGCTCAGCGTCCACCTCCGGGTGCCGCTGGCCAGTGCCCTGGCGCGGCTGCGCGCCCATGCCTTCGCCACCGACCGTCCCATCGCCGACGTGGCCCGCGACGTGGTGGCCGGGCGCCTGCGGCTGCCGCGCGATGCCACCAGCGCCTGA
- a CDS encoding carbohydrate ABC transporter permease, whose translation MTTAPLLKKPPSRSPATAAQGRRAARLRRSVREHLTAYGFLCAAVVIFALFSWWPIVRNVLLAFQDVNFATGSTWTGLTNFEKLFADPLLATAWRNTAVFTAYALVLGFFVPFLTAVLLNEFRHARAYFRVLVYLPVMLPPVVVALMWKWFYDPGPGLLNEVLRTLHLPTSAWLDSSSTSLVSLVIVSTWANMGTATLIYLAALQTIPGELYEAAELDGANLWQRLRHVTVPQTRFVLLVLLLLQIVATMQVFTEPYVMTGGGPDDSTVTVMFLVYRYAFVYNDFGTASALSLLLLLVLAAFSALYLRVTRTKEG comes from the coding sequence ATGACCACCGCTCCCCTGCTCAAGAAGCCGCCGTCCCGGTCACCGGCTACTGCGGCGCAGGGGCGGCGCGCCGCTCGACTGCGCCGCTCGGTGCGCGAGCACCTCACCGCATACGGCTTCCTGTGCGCCGCCGTGGTGATCTTCGCGCTGTTCTCGTGGTGGCCGATCGTCCGCAACGTGCTCCTCGCCTTCCAGGACGTCAACTTCGCCACCGGCAGCACCTGGACGGGCCTGACCAACTTCGAGAAGCTCTTCGCCGACCCCCTGCTGGCCACGGCCTGGCGCAACACCGCCGTGTTCACCGCGTACGCGCTGGTGCTGGGCTTCTTCGTACCGTTCCTGACCGCGGTGCTGCTGAACGAGTTCCGGCACGCCCGCGCGTACTTCCGCGTCCTGGTGTATCTGCCGGTGATGCTGCCGCCGGTGGTCGTGGCGCTGATGTGGAAGTGGTTCTACGACCCGGGCCCGGGGCTGCTCAACGAAGTCCTGCGCACCCTCCACCTGCCGACCTCCGCCTGGCTCGACTCCTCGTCCACCTCACTGGTCTCTCTGGTGATCGTCTCCACCTGGGCCAACATGGGCACCGCCACACTGATCTACCTCGCGGCACTCCAGACCATCCCCGGCGAGCTGTACGAGGCGGCGGAGCTGGACGGCGCCAACCTGTGGCAGCGGCTGCGCCACGTCACGGTTCCGCAGACCCGCTTCGTCCTGCTGGTCCTCCTGCTGCTCCAGATCGTCGCGACGATGCAGGTGTTCACCGAGCCGTACGTGATGACCGGCGGCGGGCCCGACGACTCCACGGTCACCGTGATGTTCCTCGTCTACCGCTATGCCTTCGTCTACAACGACTTCGGCACCGCGAGCGCGCTCAGCCTGCTGCTGCTCCTCGTCCTCGCCGCGTTCTCCGCCCTCTACCTGCGTGTGACCCGGACCAAGGAGGGCTGA
- a CDS encoding alpha/beta hydrolase, producing MSPSVHRVLRFTGLLLALIAAAAGLVAAFLALVIATDGAGSGFLAWSVTVTVAVLAALWRGRRRPWRKRLVPLLPVLVAAALTLSVCIPTVPTARRHPPALPFVTTEHWSLATGSRVAVYHYPPTGDGPRHRAPLVYLNGGPVRGISLLDHRFLQRLAGQGHDVYAYEQAGGGRSDLLPMDQYSITRSVRDLGAFVGELGARGKGRADVLGFSSGGVVLTRALAEPAVAARLRRAVIAEPGPMDGPTARIAGQRGRPSARDIAPAMTGPRSTRVPRYAIAFGLLRLGLLSPGNGLVGQAEGDNAFTAADLGSDTASAYCARDAHRIPVEDTARNFSFSAAASLRVQETVEDSPSLAPRLKRSRTPAMLMIAECSSQVRQWETTVLAADPAVRRTQYMPGVGHHMWNGLDDNDRRAAAVITAFLQDRPAPLPDYPTRADVPAFLRDHK from the coding sequence GTGTCACCGTCCGTCCACCGTGTCTTACGCTTTACCGGCCTCCTCCTGGCGCTCATCGCCGCGGCGGCAGGTCTGGTCGCCGCCTTCCTCGCGCTCGTCATCGCCACCGACGGCGCGGGCTCGGGGTTCCTCGCCTGGTCCGTGACCGTCACCGTTGCGGTCCTCGCCGCGCTGTGGCGGGGCCGGCGGCGGCCCTGGCGGAAGCGGCTGGTCCCTCTCCTGCCGGTACTCGTCGCAGCAGCCCTGACGCTGTCGGTGTGCATCCCCACCGTCCCCACGGCGCGCCGCCACCCGCCCGCCCTGCCGTTCGTGACCACCGAACACTGGAGCCTGGCCACCGGCAGCCGGGTCGCGGTCTACCACTACCCGCCCACCGGCGACGGCCCCCGGCACCGCGCGCCACTCGTCTACCTCAACGGCGGCCCGGTACGCGGCATTTCGCTGCTCGACCACCGCTTCCTGCAACGGCTCGCGGGGCAGGGCCACGACGTGTACGCCTATGAGCAGGCCGGCGGCGGGCGCAGCGACCTGCTGCCCATGGACCAGTACTCGATCACCCGGTCCGTCCGTGACCTCGGTGCCTTCGTCGGTGAGCTGGGCGCACGCGGCAAGGGCCGCGCCGATGTGCTGGGCTTCTCCTCGGGCGGGGTCGTGCTCACCCGCGCGCTGGCCGAACCGGCCGTCGCCGCCCGCCTGCGCCGGGCGGTCATCGCCGAGCCGGGCCCGATGGACGGCCCCACCGCCCGGATCGCGGGGCAGCGGGGCCGGCCGTCGGCCCGCGACATCGCACCGGCCATGACCGGACCGCGCTCCACCCGCGTCCCTCGGTACGCGATCGCGTTCGGCCTCCTGCGGCTCGGACTGCTGAGCCCCGGCAACGGGCTGGTGGGCCAGGCGGAGGGCGACAACGCCTTCACCGCCGCCGACCTCGGCAGCGACACCGCGTCCGCCTACTGCGCGCGGGACGCCCACCGCATCCCGGTCGAGGACACGGCGCGGAACTTCTCCTTCAGCGCCGCCGCCAGCCTCCGCGTCCAGGAGACGGTCGAGGACTCCCCCTCCCTCGCCCCTCGGCTGAAGCGCTCGCGGACACCCGCGATGCTGATGATCGCCGAGTGCTCCTCCCAGGTCCGGCAGTGGGAGACCACCGTCCTCGCGGCCGACCCCGCCGTCCGGCGCACCCAGTACATGCCCGGCGTCGGCCACCACATGTGGAACGGCCTGGACGACAACGACCGCCGAGCGGCAGCCGTCATCACCGCATTCCTCCAGGACAGGCCCGCCCCGCTGCCCGACTACCCGACCCGCGCCGACGTCCCGGCCTTCCTCCGCGACCACAAGTGA
- a CDS encoding carbohydrate ABC transporter permease, with amino-acid sequence MAASTRTLIRPSVLRTRKGKLVYWSVLTVALALFTLAFLVPLYWAVTGAMKTPAELAQNPPTCVPAEWHPENYARAWREMDLTRYFLNTVLLAGGAWLIQLAVQVPAAYALSKLRPRFGNVVLGLMLVTLMMPATALLVPVYLTVVDVPLFHRNLIDSPSAVWLPAAANAFNIYILKNFFDRVPDELLDAARIDGAGPLGTLWRIVLPLSRPILAVVSILSVVAAWKDFLWPLLVLPDPAKQPLSVFLQRVAQDTPLNSLVAGLVLASLPLIALFLVFQRQIVAGLGAGSLKG; translated from the coding sequence ATGGCCGCCTCGACCCGTACGCTCATCCGCCCCTCCGTCCTGCGCACCCGTAAGGGAAAACTCGTCTACTGGTCGGTGCTGACCGTGGCCCTGGCGCTGTTCACCCTCGCGTTCCTGGTGCCGCTGTACTGGGCCGTGACGGGCGCGATGAAGACCCCGGCCGAGCTGGCGCAGAACCCGCCCACCTGCGTGCCTGCCGAGTGGCACCCGGAGAACTACGCCCGTGCCTGGCGGGAGATGGACCTGACCCGCTACTTCCTCAACACCGTGCTGCTGGCCGGCGGGGCTTGGCTGATCCAGCTCGCGGTGCAGGTACCGGCCGCGTACGCGCTCTCCAAGCTGCGGCCCCGGTTCGGGAACGTCGTCCTGGGACTGATGCTGGTCACGTTGATGATGCCCGCCACCGCGCTGCTGGTGCCCGTCTACCTCACGGTCGTCGACGTCCCGCTGTTCCACCGCAACCTGATCGACAGCCCGAGCGCGGTCTGGCTGCCCGCCGCCGCCAACGCCTTCAACATCTACATCCTCAAGAACTTCTTCGACCGCGTGCCGGACGAGCTGCTGGACGCCGCCCGGATCGACGGCGCCGGCCCGCTCGGCACCCTGTGGCGGATCGTGCTGCCGCTGTCCCGGCCGATCCTCGCCGTCGTCTCGATCCTGTCGGTCGTCGCCGCGTGGAAGGACTTCCTCTGGCCCCTGCTGGTGCTGCCGGACCCGGCGAAGCAGCCGCTGAGCGTCTTCCTCCAGCGCGTCGCCCAGGACACTCCGCTCAACAGCCTGGTGGCTGGCCTGGTCCTGGCCTCGCTGCCGCTGATCGCGCTGTTCCTGGTCTTCCAGCGGCAGATCGTCGCCGGTCTCGGCGCGGGCAGCCTCAAGGGCTGA
- a CDS encoding SDR family NAD(P)-dependent oxidoreductase: MDDLRGRTAVVTGAASGIGRGMAEAFADAGMRVVLSDVEEAVLRVTAAELRDGGADVHAVVTDVAEADDVTALAASALRAYGAVHVLCNNAGVYTGSKPSWESTLDDWAWILGVNLMGVVHGIRTFLPVMIEQDEEAHIVNTASMAGLLPGGSLYGATKTAVVSLSETLHLELVESGHKPRVSVLCPGLVATDIYHSQRNRPARYSDAGRVPANWSVEAARKAFENFGVPRAPSATRWYGPSTRSASTS, translated from the coding sequence ATGGACGACCTGAGGGGCAGGACCGCCGTGGTCACCGGTGCCGCGAGCGGCATCGGGCGGGGGATGGCCGAGGCGTTCGCCGACGCGGGCATGCGGGTGGTGCTCAGCGACGTGGAGGAGGCGGTGCTCCGGGTCACGGCGGCGGAACTGCGGGACGGCGGCGCCGACGTGCACGCCGTCGTCACCGACGTGGCCGAGGCGGACGACGTCACCGCGCTCGCCGCATCCGCCCTGCGCGCCTACGGCGCCGTACACGTCCTGTGCAACAACGCGGGCGTCTACACGGGCAGCAAGCCGAGCTGGGAGAGCACCCTCGACGACTGGGCGTGGATCCTCGGCGTGAACCTGATGGGCGTCGTGCACGGCATCCGGACGTTCCTGCCGGTCATGATCGAGCAGGACGAGGAGGCGCACATCGTCAACACCGCCTCGATGGCCGGACTGCTGCCGGGCGGTTCGCTGTACGGGGCGACGAAGACCGCCGTCGTCTCCCTCTCGGAGACACTGCACCTGGAACTCGTCGAGAGCGGCCACAAGCCACGCGTGTCCGTCCTGTGCCCCGGCCTGGTCGCCACGGACATCTACCACTCCCAGCGCAACCGGCCGGCCCGCTACTCCGACGCGGGCCGGGTCCCGGCCAACTGGTCGGTCGAAGCGGCCCGGAAAGCCTTCGAGAACTTCGGCGTCCCCCGCGCACCATCGGCGACGCGGTGGTACGGGCCATCCACGAGGAGCGCTTCTACGTCCTGA